DNA sequence from the Methylomonas albis genome:
TTGGCGCACCAAAAACGCCTGACCTTCGGGGCTATTCAACAAGCAATAAGCTTGCTTGCCGCGAACGCCCTGACGGCGCCATCGGATATACACCGTCAAGGACCGGACCTGTTGCACGTTGAGATACAATTCCCGCGGTTCCGGAATCACCCGTCTGAAAGCGCTTGCGCACTGGTTCATCAGCCTGACCACTTGAAGATTTTCCGCTTCAAGTAGCGCAATTCTGCGCCAGACACCCTGCCGCGTAGAAAACGGCAACCAGGCAGCGATGTGCTTATCGAACTCAACTAACATGCTTCACGTTTATCGATGCCAGTACCCGAATAAAAGGCGTCAGCCTCCCCTTACCCTTAAAAGGTTAAAACCTTTTGTAAGCGCTGTTAGCTACCCTGCTTGACTGTCGGTCGAGTCATTTTCAATAACCGACCTCAGTTGATACTCTGCTACCAGTATTAAAGGCTCGTCGTCCCCCTGTTCCTTCCCTGTCTCAACCGCACTATCCCTACCGGTTTTGATGCCACCGCCATTCGTTTTTTTGACAGCGATGTTGGCCTGACTTTTAGGCTTTTCTTTAATCAGCGGCGAAATCTTGGCCCGTTGGGTTTTGGATAAAATGGGCTCCGGACAGACGCCCAATAAGCCGCTTGCTCTTAGCGCATTGGAGGTTTGGGCCAGAACATCCTCCCGCGTTACACCGGTGAATTTCCATTGGCTGGCCAAATTGAAGGTGCGGCGAATCGCTTTGCCGGTCACTTGCAACAGTTGCTCTGCAACCGCGCGATCGATCAGTGCTATGTGCCTTGCGGTAAACACACTGCGCGCCAAGGCATCGTAGTCGGCAATCAAATAGGCACCCATATAACCGTACGGGTTCTGGAAATAGATCGGCACCTGCAAGGGTTGTAATGACTGCGCCACCTGAATTTCAAAA
Encoded proteins:
- a CDS encoding PFL_4669 family integrating conjugative element protein, which produces MNALLDQESSQAAASQPVRTLIEQPGDLRSETRMTIQTKQAQKLVVGRKSADHVEPIIGLLDFGRRMKLIWLSAEADDPFADWFLIKIEQSLTESQALIQAKTDWLNARLAEIRGFEIQVAQSLQPLQVPIYFQNPYGYMGAYLIADYDALARSVFTARHIALIDRAVAEQLLQVTGKAIRRTFNLASQWKFTGVTREDVLAQTSNALRASGLLGVCPEPILSKTQRAKISPLIKEKPKSQANIAVKKTNGGGIKTGRDSAVETGKEQGDDEPLILVAEYQLRSVIENDSTDSQAG